The following proteins are encoded in a genomic region of Arcobacter suis CECT 7833:
- the glyQ gene encoding glycine--tRNA ligase subunit alpha has product MVTFSQILLKLQEFWANQGCNIVQPYDIPAGAGTFHPATLLRSLDSTPWSTAYVAPSRRPTDGRYGENPNRLGAYYQFQVLIKPSPDNIQDLYLQSLEFLGLDVSRHDIRFVEDNWESPTLGAWGLGWEVWLDGMEVTQFTYFQQVGGLACDPVAVEITYGTERLAMYLQGVDSVYDIVWNENKFGKTTYGDVHKESEYEFSTYNFEVANTEMLFKHFDDAFAECKSCLEAALPLPAYDQCMIASHAFNTLDARKAISVTERQNYILKVRELAQGCAMLYKEQEPARLARIGSPSSLKALEELKIKHHELFV; this is encoded by the coding sequence ATGGTTACATTTTCACAAATTCTATTAAAATTACAAGAATTTTGGGCAAATCAAGGTTGTAATATTGTTCAACCTTATGATATTCCAGCTGGTGCTGGAACTTTTCATCCAGCAACACTTTTAAGAAGTTTAGATTCAACTCCTTGGAGTACAGCTTATGTGGCACCAAGTAGAAGACCAACTGATGGAAGATATGGAGAAAATCCAAATAGATTAGGTGCTTATTACCAATTTCAAGTGTTAATAAAACCAAGCCCAGATAATATTCAAGATTTATATTTACAATCTTTAGAGTTCTTAGGATTAGACGTTTCAAGACACGATATTAGATTTGTTGAAGATAACTGGGAATCACCAACTCTTGGAGCTTGGGGACTTGGTTGGGAAGTGTGGCTTGATGGAATGGAAGTTACGCAATTTACATATTTCCAACAAGTTGGAGGTCTTGCTTGTGATCCTGTTGCTGTTGAAATAACATATGGAACAGAAAGACTTGCAATGTACCTGCAAGGTGTTGATTCTGTTTATGATATTGTATGGAATGAAAATAAATTTGGTAAAACAACTTATGGAGATGTTCATAAAGAAAGCGAATATGAATTTTCTACATACAATTTTGAAGTAGCAAATACAGAAATGTTATTTAAACATTTTGATGATGCTTTTGCTGAGTGCAAATCTTGTTTAGAAGCAGCTTTACCACTTCCTGCATATGACCAATGTATGATAGCAAGTCATGCTTTTAATACACTTGATGCAAGAAAAGCAATTTCTGTAACGGAGCGACAAAACTATATTCTAAAAGTGCGAGAATTGGCTCAAGGTTGTGCTATGTTATACAAAGAGCAAGAACCTGCTAGATTAGCTAGAATTGGAAGTCCCTCTTCTTTAAAGGCTTTAGAAGAGTTAAAAATAAAACATCATGAATTATTTGTTTAA
- a CDS encoding glutaredoxin family protein, translated as MKPVALFTLPNCKWCKEASTYLKTKKIKYNLIDLSKNKEALKDCQKHKCTGAPVVLIGNVWICGFDKDKINKELGIK; from the coding sequence ATGAAACCTGTTGCACTGTTTACACTACCAAATTGTAAATGGTGCAAAGAGGCTAGTACTTACTTAAAAACTAAAAAGATAAAATATAACCTCATAGATTTATCAAAAAATAAAGAAGCATTAAAAGATTGTCAAAAGCACAAATGTACAGGAGCACCTGTAGTTTTAATAGGAAATGTATGGATTTGTGGTTTTGATAAAGATAAAATAAATAAAGAGTTAGGAATTAAATAA
- the purE gene encoding 5-(carboxyamino)imidazole ribonucleotide mutase — translation MNFVSIIMGSKSDYEIMKNCSDTFEKFNVKYEMIISSAHRSPERTKDYVKEAEEKGAIAFIAAAGMAAHLAGALAAATTKPIIGVPMKGGAMDGMDAMLSTVQMPAGMPVATVALGKAGAINAAYLAMQILAITDKELAIKLKEDRIVKAKAVETDSKDIEVIL, via the coding sequence ATGAATTTCGTATCTATAATTATGGGTAGTAAATCTGATTATGAAATTATGAAAAATTGTTCTGATACATTTGAAAAATTTAACGTTAAATATGAGATGATAATTTCATCAGCTCACAGAAGTCCAGAAAGAACAAAAGATTATGTAAAAGAAGCTGAAGAAAAAGGAGCAATTGCATTTATTGCAGCTGCAGGAATGGCTGCTCATTTAGCCGGTGCATTAGCAGCAGCAACAACTAAACCGATTATTGGAGTTCCTATGAAAGGTGGTGCAATGGATGGTATGGATGCTATGCTTTCAACTGTTCAAATGCCAGCTGGAATGCCAGTTGCTACTGTTGCACTTGGAAAAGCTGGAGCTATAAATGCAGCATATCTTGCTATGCAAATTTTAGCAATTACTGATAAAGAGTTAGCTATAAAATTAAAAGAAGATAGAATTGTAAAAGCTAAAGCTGTTGAAACAGATTCTAAAGATATAGAAGTAATTTTATAA
- a CDS encoding glycosyltransferase family 9 protein → MIFFRVTQNINIKTTDGTMVNYFKFKEPSNLENETLYVSTNDDFKDLREIFSKVDKDKYFAKVFNDEKIRTLENFPIELGITNVDEYNNKENSTKVTCQDIKKVNVYKQLKNIQKDEVTVAIIGGLGFSISQVVSSCTALRILHKKLKQIYKNIKFDIYLNASNNSYYTREKQIYQTQEYINNILPLSITVKKLCEYDYFIDNSLSINFFGLDFLNYVDAWLFRFGIDYEKIADNEKYNQLNLSNYKVQDSLKNKLIDLKSKGKLLLFHPYSANINKSIPQTIAVDILKELLLKADDYMIISTLLIDSKIKDDRFIDLTKESKNLNDFMYIISSMDKIITADTSTYHISDAFMIPTITIFTDNNYLKKIKYYKYIKPILIKDKSKNLSKFVYENDSLTINKFESWNKLKVNRIIKLLDTF, encoded by the coding sequence ATGATATTTTTTAGGGTTACTCAAAATATAAATATTAAAACTACTGATGGAACAATGGTTAATTATTTTAAATTTAAAGAACCATCAAACTTAGAAAATGAAACTTTATATGTTAGTACCAATGATGATTTTAAAGATTTAAGAGAAATATTTAGCAAAGTTGATAAAGATAAATATTTCGCTAAAGTCTTTAATGACGAGAAAATAAGAACTTTAGAAAATTTTCCTATTGAATTAGGAATCACAAATGTGGATGAATATAATAACAAAGAAAATTCTACTAAAGTAACTTGCCAAGATATAAAAAAAGTAAATGTTTATAAACAATTAAAAAATATTCAAAAAGATGAAGTAACCGTTGCAATTATAGGTGGTCTTGGTTTTAGTATAAGTCAAGTGGTGTCTTCATGTACAGCTTTGAGAATATTACATAAAAAACTAAAACAAATTTATAAAAATATCAAATTTGATATTTATTTAAATGCTTCAAACAACAGTTATTATACAAGAGAAAAACAAATATATCAAACTCAAGAATATATAAATAATATTTTGCCATTAAGCATAACTGTAAAAAAATTATGTGAATATGATTATTTTATAGATAATAGTTTATCAATAAACTTTTTTGGATTAGATTTTTTAAATTATGTTGATGCTTGGCTTTTTAGATTTGGAATAGATTATGAAAAAATAGCTGATAATGAAAAATATAATCAACTAAATCTTTCAAATTATAAAGTTCAAGATAGCTTAAAAAATAAACTTATTGATTTGAAATCAAAAGGCAAATTACTATTATTTCATCCATATTCTGCAAATATAAATAAGTCAATTCCTCAAACTATAGCTGTTGATATTTTGAAAGAGCTTTTATTAAAAGCTGATGATTATATGATAATCTCAACACTTTTAATTGACTCAAAAATAAAAGATGATAGATTTATAGATTTAACAAAAGAGTCAAAAAATTTAAACGATTTTATGTATATAATTTCATCAATGGATAAAATTATTACAGCAGATACTTCAACATATCATATAAGTGATGCGTTTATGATACCTACAATTACAATTTTTACAGATAATAATTATTTAAAAAAAATCAAATATTACAAATATATAAAACCAATTTTAATAAAAGATAAATCAAAAAATTTATCAAAATTTGTTTATGAAAATGATAGTTTAACTATAAATAAATTTGAATCGTGGAATAAATTAAAAGTAAATAGGATTATAAAACTATTAGATACTTTTTGA
- a CDS encoding peptidase U32 family protein → MNNQKVELLSPAGNLEKLKIAIKYGADAVYAGVSHFSLRIRAGKEFTFETFKEGIDYAHARGKKVYATINGFPFNSQIELLKKHIATMAALEPDAFIVAAPGVVKLCREIAPQIDIHLSTQANVLNYLDAQVFWDMGVKRIVVAREISLKDVVEIKKHLPDMEIEIFVHGSMCFAYSGRCLVSAVQMGRVPNRGSCANDCRFEYTLYAANEDHSTLFRLEEEPGVGTYIFNSKDMNLASHIKEILDSGAVDSLKIEGRTKSPYYAAVTAKAYRNAIDDYYDGKFEADKYQRELYTTKNRGFTDAYLIHRPFEKTDSQNHDYALSKGSYEVTGLVTQDEEHFLCKYKVYANEDVEIFTPMGEELVECENEIGKIFKKDGIYYINFKKILTETNKELESVHSGNVNKIKLPGKLPYLTMFRIENIDGTIVE, encoded by the coding sequence ATGAATAATCAAAAAGTAGAGTTATTATCACCTGCTGGAAATTTAGAAAAATTAAAAATAGCTATTAAATATGGCGCAGATGCTGTATATGCAGGAGTTAGTCACTTTAGTTTAAGAATTAGAGCTGGAAAAGAGTTCACATTTGAGACATTTAAAGAAGGAATAGATTATGCTCATGCAAGAGGCAAAAAAGTATATGCTACAATAAATGGTTTTCCTTTTAATTCTCAAATTGAATTATTAAAAAAACATATTGCAACAATGGCAGCACTTGAACCAGATGCATTTATAGTTGCAGCTCCTGGAGTTGTAAAACTTTGTCGAGAAATTGCACCTCAAATTGATATTCATCTTTCAACTCAAGCAAATGTTTTAAACTATCTTGATGCCCAAGTTTTTTGGGACATGGGAGTAAAAAGAATTGTTGTTGCTAGAGAAATTTCATTAAAAGATGTTGTTGAAATTAAAAAACATTTACCTGATATGGAAATAGAAATATTTGTTCATGGTTCTATGTGTTTTGCATATTCAGGACGTTGTTTAGTAAGTGCTGTTCAAATGGGAAGAGTTCCAAATAGAGGATCTTGCGCAAATGACTGTAGATTTGAATATACTTTATATGCTGCAAATGAAGACCATAGCACATTATTTAGATTAGAAGAAGAACCAGGTGTTGGAACTTATATCTTTAATTCAAAAGATATGAACTTAGCTTCACATATAAAAGAAATACTTGATTCAGGAGCTGTAGATTCACTTAAAATTGAAGGAAGAACTAAATCACCATATTATGCGGCAGTTACTGCAAAAGCCTATAGAAATGCAATTGATGATTATTATGATGGTAAATTTGAGGCAGATAAATATCAAAGAGAACTTTATACAACAAAAAATAGAGGTTTTACAGATGCTTATTTAATTCATAGACCATTTGAAAAAACAGATTCACAAAATCATGACTATGCTTTAAGCAAAGGTTCTTACGAAGTAACTGGACTTGTAACACAAGATGAAGAACATTTCTTATGCAAATATAAAGTTTATGCAAATGAAGATGTTGAAATTTTTACTCCAATGGGTGAAGAGTTAGTTGAATGTGAAAATGAAATTGGAAAAATATTTAAAAAAGATGGAATTTATTATATTAATTTCAAAAAAATATTAACTGAAACAAACAAAGAGTTAGAATCAGTTCATAGTGGAAATGTAAATAAAATCAAACTTCCAGGGAAACTTCCATATCTAACAATGTTTAGAATTGAAAATATTGATGGAACTATTGTTGAATAA
- a CDS encoding cache domain-containing protein, translating into MFKDISIKGKILLLSLITIMIVSIAIAVDSIYSIKKFSNKNIENFKNEAYAKKELELKNYVSLAVKTVEAYHNRTSIDKIKVEVQEQLKLQTNFLFSILEAEYEKLKGTLPEEAIKQRLKSIVDATRYGSSGYFWINDTNSVMIVHPIKPEMNGKDLVDFKDKGGKQIFKEFSTVAKNNSEGFVDYVWPKPGFEAPQLKVSFVKLFKPYNWVIGTGEYVDDVTSKMQAEALKTISEMRYANNDYFWINDSSPKMIMHPVSKHLDGKDLSANVDAKGKKLFVEMAKISNENKAGGLVKYWWDKPEKKNDPKEKFSYVQKFEPWDWIIGTGAYVDDIENEVTLMEKNINEEISKIVISILIFSLFSIMIVYLVYNYFIKQAIIKPLENLNNAIIDISEGTNQADRIEKKSNDEIGKLVDSFNGYINKLRVGYEEDSKVIANVDEVIEKVINGFYVYKIEKTSSNPQIKKLRDSINSMIERTNENLVNLNNVLIEYGNSNFNLTDSKIETSKVNGIISSLAASTQLIGVTVSEFLSMIVTSGRKLNDDTNVLSSAANKLSASANEQAASLEETAAAVEEITSIVKSSVQKVHQMSSLASQLQVSSKEGEILASKTTKAMDDIDQQVKSINDAITVIDQIAFQTNILSLNAAVEAATAGEAGKGFAVVAAEVRNLANRSADAAKEIKNIVQIATSKANEGKSIANEMIGGYATLNSKINETIGLIEDVSQGSREEERGIIQINDTINKLDQATQVNANSATIISELANEVTILSENLLKIADRAKFKEATKEEIEDIDLVFKISKLKNDHIRFKLTNFEKVGKTKVAWSVTKPTECDLGKWLVEEENLGKSFTKTENWKQLKLNHEIVHNSVQDYINEDCREISDKDVLNNLSQKLDNSTINVFKFLDQLKKDNVAKKTISEVSSSHKTQTTVKTESSKSFVENKRENTHLTSNNQVTTQKKEDDEWESF; encoded by the coding sequence ATGTTCAAAGACATATCTATTAAAGGTAAGATTTTACTTCTTTCTTTGATTACTATTATGATAGTGTCAATTGCAATTGCTGTTGATTCTATTTATTCAATAAAAAAGTTTTCAAATAAAAATATTGAAAATTTTAAAAATGAGGCTTATGCTAAAAAAGAACTTGAGCTTAAAAACTATGTTTCATTAGCTGTTAAAACAGTTGAAGCTTATCACAACAGAACATCAATTGATAAAATCAAAGTTGAAGTTCAAGAGCAATTAAAATTACAAACAAATTTCTTATTTTCAATTTTAGAAGCTGAATATGAGAAGTTAAAAGGTACTCTTCCAGAAGAAGCAATAAAACAAAGATTAAAATCAATTGTTGATGCTACAAGATATGGAAGTAGTGGATATTTTTGGATTAATGATACAAATTCTGTGATGATTGTACATCCAATTAAACCTGAAATGAATGGTAAAGATTTAGTTGACTTTAAAGATAAGGGTGGAAAACAAATATTCAAAGAGTTTTCAACAGTTGCAAAAAATAATTCAGAGGGTTTTGTTGATTACGTTTGGCCAAAACCAGGATTTGAAGCACCTCAATTAAAAGTATCATTTGTAAAACTGTTTAAACCATATAATTGGGTTATTGGAACAGGAGAATATGTTGACGATGTAACTTCTAAAATGCAAGCTGAAGCTTTAAAAACAATTAGTGAAATGAGATATGCAAATAATGACTATTTTTGGATAAATGATTCAAGTCCAAAAATGATTATGCATCCTGTTAGTAAACATTTAGATGGTAAAGATTTATCTGCAAATGTTGATGCTAAAGGTAAAAAATTATTTGTTGAAATGGCAAAAATTTCAAATGAAAATAAGGCTGGTGGATTAGTAAAATATTGGTGGGATAAACCAGAAAAGAAAAATGATCCAAAAGAGAAATTCTCTTATGTTCAAAAGTTTGAACCTTGGGATTGGATAATTGGAACAGGTGCTTATGTTGATGATATAGAAAATGAAGTTACTTTAATGGAAAAAAATATTAATGAAGAGATTTCTAAAATTGTAATTAGTATTTTAATTTTTTCATTATTCTCAATTATGATTGTTTATTTAGTTTATAATTATTTTATAAAACAAGCGATAATAAAACCATTAGAAAATTTAAATAATGCAATTATTGATATAAGTGAAGGAACTAATCAAGCTGATAGAATTGAGAAAAAATCAAATGATGAAATCGGTAAATTAGTTGATAGTTTCAATGGCTATATTAATAAATTAAGAGTTGGATATGAAGAAGACTCAAAAGTAATTGCAAATGTTGATGAAGTTATTGAAAAAGTTATAAATGGATTTTATGTATATAAAATTGAAAAAACATCTTCAAATCCACAAATCAAAAAACTAAGAGATTCTATTAATTCAATGATTGAAAGAACAAATGAAAATTTAGTAAATTTAAACAATGTTTTAATTGAGTATGGAAACTCTAATTTTAACCTTACTGATTCAAAAATCGAAACTTCAAAAGTTAATGGAATAATATCTTCTTTAGCTGCAAGTACACAATTAATTGGAGTTACAGTTTCGGAATTTTTATCAATGATTGTAACAAGTGGTAGAAAATTAAATGATGATACAAATGTTTTATCAAGTGCAGCAAATAAATTATCTGCATCGGCAAATGAACAAGCAGCATCTTTAGAAGAAACAGCAGCAGCAGTTGAAGAGATTACTTCAATTGTAAAATCAAGTGTTCAAAAAGTTCATCAAATGTCATCTTTAGCATCACAACTTCAAGTCTCTTCAAAAGAGGGTGAAATATTAGCATCTAAAACAACAAAAGCTATGGATGATATAGACCAACAAGTAAAATCAATTAATGATGCAATTACAGTTATTGATCAAATTGCTTTCCAAACAAATATTCTTTCGCTAAATGCAGCAGTAGAAGCGGCAACGGCAGGAGAAGCAGGAAAAGGATTTGCAGTAGTTGCAGCAGAAGTGCGAAATCTTGCAAATAGAAGTGCTGATGCAGCAAAAGAGATTAAAAATATTGTTCAAATTGCAACTTCAAAAGCAAATGAGGGTAAATCAATTGCAAATGAAATGATTGGTGGATATGCAACTTTAAATTCTAAAATCAATGAAACAATAGGTTTAATAGAAGATGTTTCTCAAGGTAGTAGAGAAGAAGAAAGAGGTATTATTCAAATAAATGATACTATCAATAAACTTGACCAAGCTACTCAAGTTAATGCGAATTCAGCAACAATAATAAGCGAATTAGCAAATGAAGTTACTATATTGTCAGAGAATTTACTAAAAATCGCTGACAGAGCAAAATTTAAAGAAGCTACAAAAGAAGAAATTGAAGATATTGATTTAGTATTCAAAATTTCTAAATTAAAAAATGATCATATACGATTTAAATTAACTAACTTTGAAAAAGTTGGTAAAACAAAAGTTGCTTGGAGCGTTACTAAACCAACAGAGTGTGATTTAGGAAAATGGTTAGTTGAAGAAGAAAATTTAGGAAAATCATTTACAAAAACAGAAAATTGGAAACAGTTAAAACTGAATCATGAAATAGTACATAATAGTGTACAAGATTATATAAATGAAGATTGTAGAGAAATATCTGATAAAGATGTTTTAAATAATTTATCTCAAAAATTAGATAATTCAACAATAAATGTATTTAAATTTCTAGACCAATTAAAAAAAGATAACGTTGCTAAAAAAACTATTTCAGAAGTAAGTTCATCACATAAAACTCAAACAACAGTAAAAACTGAAAGTTCAAAAAGTTTTGTTGAAAATAAACGTGAAAATACTCATCTAACTTCAAATAATCAAGTAACTACACAAAAAAAAGAGGATGATGAATGGGAAAGCTTTTAA
- a CDS encoding DNA repair protein RecN produces the protein MIARVYLKDCLSFEEVDLEFKSGLNIFTGPSGAGKSILMQAILSLFALTEVKANIGEVLLNDSKINDESYDLSYDDDIIIKSIKKDKVRYFLNNQSVSKKNLNDFSLKLIKHLNLKDTSEFDSFKLLDFLDKLTSQKKKEFNNIKENFNNSYKKLVHVKKELQKILDDETKLEDLKEFARFEIDKIEQINPSIDEYEELNLVKKRLAKKEKIEVAIKKASGIMEFNQNVTAALELMEVDSSFFDETMNELNNIFERFNDSLHELDDINIENVLDRIEKLSALQKRFGSIEECLKYKEQKKEELSSYENIFFQKEKLEKEFNDLNTNLILLSKEISQYRKESSSILEKKINEYLKFLYLSNAKIVISEKNLDFSGLDEVSFELNGVSLDTISSGEYNRLRLALLTSMSEFDIVDNGILFLDEIDANLSGKESDAISKVLKKLSNSYQIFAISHQPQLTSSADQHFLVDKLNGKSFVKELNSKEKINEIARMISGEKVTPEALDFAKNLLKS, from the coding sequence TTGATAGCAAGAGTATATTTAAAAGATTGTTTGTCTTTTGAAGAAGTAGATTTAGAGTTTAAAAGTGGATTAAATATTTTTACAGGTCCAAGTGGTGCTGGAAAATCTATATTAATGCAGGCAATTTTGTCACTATTTGCACTAACTGAGGTAAAAGCAAATATTGGTGAAGTATTATTAAATGATTCAAAAATTAATGATGAAAGTTATGATTTATCTTATGATGATGACATTATTATTAAAAGTATAAAAAAAGATAAAGTTAGATATTTTTTAAATAATCAATCCGTATCAAAGAAAAATCTTAATGATTTTTCTTTGAAGTTGATAAAACATCTAAACTTAAAAGACACTTCAGAATTTGATAGTTTTAAACTTCTAGATTTTTTAGACAAATTAACTTCTCAAAAGAAAAAAGAGTTTAACAATATAAAAGAAAATTTTAATAATTCTTATAAAAAATTAGTACATGTAAAAAAAGAGTTACAAAAAATATTAGATGACGAGACTAAATTAGAGGATTTAAAAGAGTTCGCAAGATTTGAGATTGATAAAATTGAACAAATAAATCCAAGCATTGATGAATATGAAGAGTTAAATTTAGTAAAAAAAAGATTAGCAAAAAAAGAAAAAATAGAAGTTGCAATAAAAAAAGCATCTGGAATTATGGAATTTAATCAGAATGTTACCGCTGCTTTAGAATTAATGGAAGTAGATTCAAGTTTTTTTGATGAAACAATGAATGAATTAAATAATATTTTTGAAAGATTTAATGATTCTTTACATGAACTTGATGATATAAATATTGAAAATGTTTTAGACAGAATTGAAAAATTATCAGCTTTACAAAAAAGATTTGGCTCAATTGAAGAGTGTTTAAAATACAAAGAGCAAAAAAAAGAAGAGTTATCTTCTTATGAAAATATTTTTTTCCAAAAAGAAAAATTAGAAAAAGAATTTAATGACTTAAATACAAACTTAATACTTTTATCAAAAGAGATCTCACAATATAGAAAAGAGAGTTCATCTATTTTAGAAAAAAAAATAAATGAATATTTGAAATTTTTATATTTAAGTAATGCAAAAATAGTAATAAGTGAAAAGAATCTTGATTTTTCAGGTTTGGATGAAGTGAGTTTTGAGTTGAATGGGGTGAGTCTAGATACTATTAGTTCAGGTGAATATAATAGACTTAGACTTGCACTTTTAACATCTATGAGTGAATTTGATATTGTAGATAATGGGATACTTTTTTTAGATGAAATTGATGCAAATTTAAGTGGAAAAGAGAGTGATGCAATTTCAAAAGTTTTAAAAAAATTGAGTAACTCTTATCAAATATTTGCAATTTCTCACCAACCTCAATTAACCTCAAGTGCAGATCAACATTTTTTAGTGGATAAACTCAATGGAAAATCTTTTGTGAAAGAGTTAAATAGTAAAGAAAAAATTAATGAAATAGCAAGAATGATAAGTGGTGAGAAAGTAACTCCTGAAGCTTTAGATTTTGCAAAGAACCTTTTAAAATCGTAA
- a CDS encoding NAD(+)/NADH kinase: MRIEKNSELLTNIKSAGIILKPSSPELKDIYLKIKTLFEEANINIYLEDNSANMISLNGYSLDELCQKVDFLISVGGDGTLLSVVRKSFKFDKAVLGINLGTLGFLTDISMEQLPDFIKDLKKGIYKIDNRMMVEGSVNLNKFVAFNDIVISRKSISSMIKIAGKIDGKHFNSYYGDGVIISTPTGSTAYNLSVGGPIVYPLTEAFIVTPVAPHSLTQRPLVMPVDFEIEFKIIDNQGAVVIVDGQDIYEVEQNQSIKIKIAKQKAKMIHRIQRDYFEVLNEKLRWGN; the protein is encoded by the coding sequence TTGAGAATAGAAAAAAATAGTGAATTATTAACTAATATTAAAAGTGCAGGAATTATTTTAAAACCATCAAGCCCTGAACTAAAAGATATATATTTAAAAATCAAAACTCTTTTTGAAGAGGCTAATATAAATATATATTTAGAAGATAATTCAGCAAATATGATTTCTTTAAATGGTTATTCTCTAGATGAACTTTGCCAAAAAGTTGATTTTTTAATTTCAGTTGGTGGAGATGGAACACTGCTTTCTGTTGTGAGAAAATCTTTTAAATTTGATAAGGCAGTTTTAGGAATTAATTTAGGAACTTTAGGTTTTCTAACAGATATTTCAATGGAACAACTGCCTGATTTTATTAAAGATTTGAAAAAAGGTATTTATAAAATTGATAATAGAATGATGGTTGAAGGAAGTGTAAATTTAAATAAATTTGTAGCATTCAATGATATTGTAATTTCAAGAAAATCAATTTCATCTATGATAAAAATAGCTGGTAAAATTGATGGAAAACATTTTAATTCATATTATGGTGATGGAGTAATTATTTCAACACCAACTGGATCAACGGCTTATAATTTATCAGTTGGTGGACCTATTGTTTATCCTTTAACTGAAGCATTTATTGTAACACCTGTGGCACCTCACTCATTAACTCAAAGACCTCTAGTAATGCCAGTTGATTTTGAAATAGAATTTAAGATTATTGATAATCAAGGAGCAGTTGTTATTGTTGATGGTCAAGATATTTATGAAGTTGAACAAAATCAATCAATTAAAATCAAAATTGCTAAACAAAAAGCAAAAATGATACACAGAATTCAAAGAGATTATTTTGAAGTGTTAAATGAAAAATTAAGATGGGGTAATTAA